A window of the Henckelia pumila isolate YLH828 chromosome 3, ASM3356847v2, whole genome shotgun sequence genome harbors these coding sequences:
- the LOC140890999 gene encoding protein RGF1 INDUCIBLE TRANSCRIPTION FACTOR 1 — MIMERHDKPAWLESLYAQKFFASCPIHDSSKKNEKNICCLDCCNSICPHCVASHRSHRLLQIRRYVYHEVVRLEDLEKLMDCSNIQAYTINAAKVVFIKKRPQNRQFKGSGNYCTSCDRSLQEPFIHCSLGCKVDYVLKHYKNLSPFLKVCKTLQLSPDFFIPQDMMGDDDQTMYTTLSSDSDSDSDNVSFSCTELVRKKRSGLYVCGRLANKVSDEDMATSMSRRKGIPRRSPLC; from the exons ATGATCATG GAACGCCATGACAAACCTGCATGGTTGGAATCTCTCTACGCGCAGAAATTCTTCGCGTCTTGCCCGATTCACGACAGTTCCAAGAAGAACGAGAAGAACATTTGTTGTTTGGATTGTTGCAATAGTATTTGCCCCCATTGTGTGGCTTCTCATCGATCCCACAGGCTTCTCCAGATTCGTCGGTACGTGTATCACGAAGTCGTTAGGTTGGAAGATCTTGAGAAGCTGATGGACTGCTCAAACATTCAg GCGTATACCATTAATGCTGCCAAGGTGGTGTTCATCAAGAAAAGACCACAGAATAGGCAGTTCAAAGGGTCTGGAAACTACTGCACTTCTTGTGATAGGAGCCTCCAAGAACCCTTCATCCATTGCTCCCTTGGTTGCAAG GTTGATTATGTCCTTAAACACTACAAGAATCTTTCTCCATTCTTGAAAGTATGCAAAACCCTACAATTGAGTCCAGATTTCTTCATTCCTCAAGACATGATGGGGGACGATGATCAGACGATGTACACGACGTTGAGTTCGGACTCGGATTCGGACTCGGATAACGTGAGCTTCTCTTGCACTGAGCTTGTGAGGAAGAAGAGGAGTGGATTATATGTGTGTGGAAGATTGGCTAACAAAGTATCAGACGAGGACATGGCCACAAGCATGAGTAGGAGGAAAGGCATTCCTCGTAGGTCACCTTTGTGTTAG